One SAR202 cluster bacterium genomic window, GCACCTGCCCGAGGCGCGATGCCTCGATAACCGCCAGGAGCTTGCTCGTCGCAGTGTTGACGAGGTTCACATAGAAACGCACGCCGCCCCGGGTGGCGCCATAAGTCTTTGTACCCATAACGCCCAGCCCGGGCGCGGTAGCGGCCATAAACGCGAATGTGCCGCTGCCCATCGGGAGGCGGTAGCGGGGGTGATTAAAGGCCAGCCCGCGTGCCTGAAGACGGAATGCTTCGTCCAGCGAATCGATGGCAATGTCCATCGTAAGAAGGTTCTCAACGTCGGATTCGGTGAGGTAGAGCGGCATGGCGGACTCCCCTGTGGTACATGGAAACAGATGGGCCCCGTTACCGGAACACAGGGAAATTGTACTCCCTTGTGTCAGCCTCTCCCCACAGTTCCGTTAGCCGGTCTTGCAGGGACTGCGCGGAACTGCGCATGGCGGGCAGGATGTCGGCTCGCTCTGCGACGGTGATGAAGGCGCGGAGGTAGGTGGTGTAGGCCTGGCGGAGGGTGAAGTCGTCCACCCACACGCCGGGCTCGCGCAGGGCGTCCTCGAACGCCCAGGTGAGGCACCAGAAGAGGCGGTGGGCGCTAATGGAGGCGATCTCCTTGTAGAGAGCAGTGGCGTCCGGCGGGGTGGGGAAGAGGCCGACGATGCCGTCAAGGTATGCGCGGTCAATCCTGTCCACGGCGGCGTCCGGGAGCGGCAGGCCGATGCGCCACCATGTGGTGTCGTAGAAGGCGTGGCGGTAGCCACAGTACTCGAAGTCGATGAGCCTGGGGCCGGAGGGCGTGAAGAACACGTTCGTCGGCGCGATGTCGCCGTTGGTGAAAGTCAGGAACGGGCCGGGGTTGCGGAGCCTGTCGCAGACCGCCTCGTACTCCTCGGCGAACCCGCGCGATGGTCTGACTCCCGCCGACGTGAAGGCTTTGCGCACGCTGAGGAGAAGCTTCCGGAACTCCGCCGGCTGGCGCTCGCGTATCGACAGATGCCGCTTCCCCTCTGCCTCGTCACGGAGCTTTTGGAACGTCTCGCCGTGTCCAGCCGTCCGTACGTGGAAAGAGGCTAGCGCGACCGCCGCAGCCGCGTCCAGCCGTAATACGTAGTTGCGGTTCCACTGCTTGAGGAGGTCGGGGTTGGACAGGCGCACATCGCGCCGGAGAAGCCCGGCCATCGCCGCCTGCGCATCGGTCGCGATCCCGTCAATATCGAGCGGAAGCGCATTCTGCATCCCTTAATCTGAGAAATCTGCGGTTAACATCTCACTCCCACCACTTGTAGAAGTGGTTGAGGGGGCCGCTGCCGTGGCCGACGGCTATGCCGGAGCGAATGGCCTCCGTCACGTACTTTTTGGACTGGCCCACGGCCTCCTTGAGCGGCATGCCGCGCGCAATGCACCCCGCAACCGCCGAGGCGAAAGTGCATCCCGTGCCGTGCGTATTGGTGGTCGAGACGCGCTGGGCGGTGAACAACCTCACCTCGGTGCCGTCATAGAACGTGTCGGTCGCCGGGCCCGGCATGTGGCCGCCCTTTACAACCGCCGCCTTGGCGCCCATCTCCTCCACAATCATCCTGGCGGCATCGCGCGCCTGGTCCAGGTCTTTGACCACGCGACCGGTGATCGCCTCCGCCTCAGGCAGGTTAGGCGTAACGACGGTCGCGAGGGGTATCAGCACCCTCCGAAGCACGTCAATGGCGTCCTCCCGGAGCAGGCGGTCGCCGCTCTTGGCAACCATCACCGGATCGACGACAAGGTTGGAAATAGCATGCTCCCTTATTTTCTCGGCCACGGTGTTAATTATGGCCGCGGATGCCAGCATGCCGGTCTTGGCGGCGTCCGTGCCGATATCGCTCATGACGGCGTCTATCTGGGCGCGTATCATCGCGTCAGGGACTTCCAGCACGTCCGTCACGCGCACCGTATTCTGCGCGGTGATGGCTGTGATAACGCACGTGCCGTACGCCCCCATTGCGGCGAACGCCTTGAGGTCGGCCTGTATGCCCGCGCCGCCGCCGGAGTCTGAACCGGCGATTGTCATTACCCGCGCCACGCTCTTCCTGATCATCCTGTTCCCTCCTGCTTCCGGTCATTTTCGCCCTTCTGGTCTTCCTTGCGCGCATATTCAGCCCGCTTGCGTATTATCTCCTGCAGGGACTGGACGCTCTTGCCCACAACCTTCATTTTCCGCTGGTTGCGGCGCTTGTTCTCCCGCCGTTCGCCTTTCGTTCCGTCCTGCTCCATGTGTCATCACCGCTCCGTGAACCGGGTGGTAAACGCCTCTGTCTCGACGAGGTCCGGCGGCAGAAGGTTGTGCTCTTTCATCCACTGGGCGA contains:
- the thiD gene encoding bifunctional hydroxymethylpyrimidine kinase/phosphomethylpyrimidine kinase; protein product: MIRKSVARVMTIAGSDSGGGAGIQADLKAFAAMGAYGTCVITAITAQNTVRVTDVLEVPDAMIRAQIDAVMSDIGTDAAKTGMLASAAIINTVAEKIREHAISNLVVDPVMVAKSGDRLLREDAIDVLRRVLIPLATVVTPNLPEAEAITGRVVKDLDQARDAARMIVEEMGAKAAVVKGGHMPGPATDTFYDGTEVRLFTAQRVSTTNTHGTGCTFASAVAGCIARGMPLKEAVGQSKKYVTEAIRSGIAVGHGSGPLNHFYKWWE